From the Hylaeus volcanicus isolate JK05 chromosome 4, UHH_iyHylVolc1.0_haploid, whole genome shotgun sequence genome, one window contains:
- the LOC128874935 gene encoding PBAN-type neuropeptides-like, giving the protein MIGSSVFPPSRIVAVGALVCLVYSVSCTSGEYEGRESSSGVSNDRTPSNEFGSCTEGKCIKRNPQDISSGMWFGPRLGRRRRSDRKSEVDPDMETLASILDGHRWPVIAITGGGKRQSTQFTPRLGRDSAEELFSYRFPKDQETLYAEEQIFPALFAPRLGRRLPWIPSLRLGRQLHDMFEKSRRYADESRF; this is encoded by the exons ATGATCGGTTCGAGCGTGTTTCCACCCTCTCGCATCGTCGCTGTCGGCGCTCTGGTTTGCTTGGTTTACTCGGTCTCTTGCACTTCCGGCGAATACG AGGGGAGAGAATCGTCGAGCGGCGTGTCCAACGACAGAACGCCGAGCAACGAGTTTGGCTCGTGCACCGAAGGGAAATGCATAAAACGCAACCCTCAGGACATCAGCAGCGGCATGTGGTTCGGACCGCGACTGGGAAGACGACGAAGGTCCGATAGGAAGTCGGAAGTCGATCCGGACATGGAAACTCTGGCCAGCATCCTCGATGGCCACCGGTGGCCCGTAATCGCGATTACAG GCGGAGGGAAGCGACAATCGACTCAATTCACTCCTCGATTGGGACGTGACTCGGCGGAGGAATTATTCTCGTACCGATTTCCAAAGGATCAAGAGACGTTGTACGCGGAGGAGCAAATCTTTCCAGCTCTTTTCGCGCCTCGTTTAGGACGTCGGCTACCGTGGATACCCTCTCTGAGACTTGGACGTCAGTTGCACGAcatgtttgaaaaatcgagACGATACGCCGACGAATCGCGCTTTTGA
- the LOC128874806 gene encoding heart- and neural crest derivatives-expressed protein 1-like, whose protein sequence is MMLGGYEAQPDYYPQWHQPCNYVTQLPYGPLHVPDADSQSTYWGADSGISGGSSGAASPTASTPPLIEEIGVQETSYSPLQQYPHPSIGQHYSSMVYPVPSSGPSHADLSHHHMHHHHHHHQHQHQHQHQHQQQHQHQHQHQHQHHQHQTHRRDGDYSAVPSIGQLDVSLSEHLRQGTREAGIVVRPKRRNTANKKERRRTQSINNAFADLRDCIPNVPADTKLSKIKTLRLAASYIGYLMAVLESDEGDEPPQTFRAEILSNARRNKTAQSNQNESCLHPASSLASEESSKSKGRTGWPQHMWALELKQESQTSQMQ, encoded by the exons GTCCGCTGCACGTGCCCGACGCGGACAGCCAATCGACGTATTGGGGCGCGGATTCCGGGATCTCTGGGGGTAGCTCCGGAGCAGCAAGTCCAACCGCATCGACGCCACCCCTGATCGAAGAGATTGGAGTCCAAGAAACTAGCTACTCCCCTTTGCAACAGTATCCTCACCCCTCAATCGGTCAACATTACTCGAGCATGGTCTATCCGGTTCCGAGCTCTGGTCCGAGTCACGCCGACCTCTCCCATCACCATATgcatcatcatcatcaccaCCATCAGCATCAACATCAACATCAACATCAGCACCAGCAGCAACACCAACACCAGCATCaacatcagcatcagcatcatCAACATCAAACTCATAGAAGGGACGGCGATTACTCCGCGGTTCCGTCGATCGGTCAGCTCGACGTTTCGCTTTCGGAACACCTCCGACAGGGGACGAGAGAGGCTGGCATCGTCGTCAGACCAAAGAGGAGAAACACCGCGAATAAGAAGGAACGAAGGCGAACACAGAGCATAAACAACGCGTTCGCGGATCTTCGCGACTGCATACCGAACGTACCGGCAGACACAAAGTTATCGAAAATTAAGACGTTGAGGTTGGCCGCTTCTTACATCGGTTACTTAATGGCGGTTCTCGAGAGCGACGAGGGAGACGAACCACCACAAACCTTCCGCGCGGAGATCCTCTCCAACGCCAGAAGGAATAAAACAGCTCAGTCGAATCAG AACGAGTCGTGTTTACATCCAGCGTCGAGTCTCGCGTCCGAGGAATCGTCGAAAAGTAAAGGACGAACTGGATGGCCGCAACATATGTGGGCTCTCGAATTGAAGCAGGAATCGCAGACCAGCCAGATGCAATAA